aatttcttttgggaAAAACATAATCAACTATATCGATTCAAATttcatatgtttattattataaattttcattaacatCTACATATGCTTATTCCTTTCTGTAAATATCGTTGTCAGGTCTCCCAGCTGTCATTGTCATAATTACTCTGGCAATTAACAACACAAACAATTACATCAAAAGTGATCAagtgtaagtatttatgtgtttTATTGCCCTAATTTTATGTTGTCTTCGCAATTAATATTACTCGATTTATTTATGCGTTGAATAATGAAGAAGCTACCATCAAGATGAAGCCAAGGATCTGATCCCTGGTAGCTACACACTGATactgtttttgctttctttctttgtggATGTCTGTCTTCTCATCTGCTCCGCCTTTCAATTCACTAAGACTAAATATCTATTAGGACATAGCTTCAAAAATATGGATGAaagtaatatacaaaaataaaacaaaaacatgtacATCAAGGCAGATGTGAGCAACTTCGCAACGGCACTTCGGGCGATTGTTCAGTAAAATCGAAAGCGGCAGTGAACTTTTAGTTCCTATCTTGTTGGGCTACTGCGGCCTTCGGCGGCTGATGCAGAATGCTGCGAAAACCTATAACGGCAGTCGAGATACCAGAAACATTGAGCGACTGTAAGACGCGTAAATCGTCTTTTGGGGCTGGTCTACCaaacaagttttatatatatatatgccagacgTATTCGCCGATGTCTACTCCAACGGAAAACAAAATGGGATAATTCCCAGTTTTTTTAGTAATTCCGATGAAGGAAAGCGCAAACAGGGGCGGAGACGGAACTCAAAATCCCCAGCCCATACCTCTACTCCACACAGAGATTAATGAttgattttctatttctttgtagCTGTTGGTTATCCAGCACGGCTTTCTATGCTGCCCTCCTGGCTCCCGTGGCGCTCATCCTCCTCTTCAACATTACTATGTTTTCTCTCGTTATGAGGAGTCTTAACTCAATGCAAAATGACAAGAAATTTGAACACAAACCAAAAAAAGTACGTGTTTTTGGCATCGTTGGATTGTGTTTCCTGCTTGGATTTCCCTGGCTCTTACCATTCTTTGGTTTTGGTGAAGCAGCTGAAGTGTTTCGCCTTCTTTTTGCTATATTCACTCCCCTTCAAGGAATGTTTATCTTCCTATGCTACTGTATATACAAAAAAGATACCAGAGACGTCATTTGCCTGTTCGTATGTAAACGAAAAACATGGGAGCTGTGGGAAGATCCGAAGAATATAAAAAGTAAGTGTAATTTGGTCTCTTTAATTGCTAGAGTCACAAAAACCAATATTGTCATGATGTTACAATCAATATCATCACTTTTAGGATAGACTTCGTCATAAATATcaacaccactgtcatcatcatcatcatcatcattatatacaagtatatatcctCACtacgtctctctctgtctctctctctctctctctctctctatatatatatatatatatatatatatatgtttgtgtgtgtgtgtgtgtgtgtgtgcgtgcgtcatcTACCCGTACTCATGTAAACGAAACAAAGTAGATATGAAGCAAGCTATGAAGGATATAAAAAGTAAGTGTGATTTTGCGTCTCTTATTCCTTCCACCAACAAAACCAATTCTGTCATGAGGGAAATAATCATAATCTTCATTTCTCAAAACTCCATCACTACCAACGTTACAACTCTTCATCATAAACATCAATTTCGCTGTCATCCTCATCGTTctcaacatatgtgtatatatatatatatatatatatatatatatatatatatatatatgtatgtatgtatatatatatatatatatatatatatatatatatatatatatatatatatatatatatatacacatatacatatacatacatacgtgtacatacatacatacacagacagatatatatatatatatatatatatatatatatatatatatatatatatatgtaataatattggggagtaaatccaaacttaccgCGAAGaattagatttagtattaaatctaattttacagtataaatatatatatatatataaaattagagataaaactactattaggcaaatcaaacagtgaaaaacataaaccaaaacagaaataaaattaattaatataatatacaaaatatataaaatataaaattcaaatttaaattatttaaatttaaagctaaaaattaaaaatttaaaaaaattattaatttatacttataaatttatatatttatgtatatatatatatatatatatatatatatatatatatatatatatatatatatatatatatataaatatttattattattttttatttttatttttattttttatttatttaattatatatttatttacattttttattattttttttatttatttttatttttatttattttttaataaaatatattatattaaatatatataactatcaaaaagtatcaaaaatttaataaaaggtaaaaaacaagttatttcgtgtgtgtgtttggtgtatgcatgtatgtgagtgtgctcacgtgtgtgtgcctgtgtgtgtgtgtacgtgcgtagtAAACATTAAAGAACAGATATCCTAAAACATCACTATACGTGTTTCAATAGCATGTTATTTCTCTCTAAtataatgtgtattatatgttaCATTATGTAAACTCACATATaggtgtgagtggatttggtagacagaaactgaaagaagcccgtcgtatatatgtttatatattagcaattgaggataaaatctttaaaataaattatcagtagttagcgtaaaaaacctcgtaagagaagaaatccgtaaatttttccactttgaaaatatttatttatattatattgagggtactactattcgtagataccatacgctaagagggaccaatgcggtcaaaactactaaaataaacaaaattttaccgaatgcaaaacttcaaagcaaatcatttacaaaaagaatttagttacatatcacctgtgatttcgcaattaatgcagaatatgcattccatgttcatcagtgcaacaaactcaagatatataagaaaaaacataacgttACGAGCTCGATAGCCaacggaatagttcaatactgaatttttattccgagtaAGCAATTTGTTatcgaaatgcattgcgaataagcccgccattttcatagatatgtaaagataaacattcgtacatgctacgacgaattctgcggttggctatcgagctcgtaactttatgttttttcttatatatcttgagtttgttgcactgatgaacatggaatgcatattctgcattaattgcgaaatcacaggtgatatgtaactaaattctttttttaaatgatttgctttgaagttttgcattcggtaaaattttgtttattttagtagttttgaccgcattggtccctcttagcgtatggtatctacgaatagtagtaccctcaatataatatatatatatataggcgcatggttccgggttcaatcccactgcgtggcaccttaggcaagtgtcttctgctatagcctcgggccgaccaaagccttgtgagtggatttggtagacggaaatatatgtgtgtgtgtgcgtgtatgtaggtgtgtctgtgtttatccccctagcattgcttgacaaccgatgatggtgcgtcacttagcggttcggcaaaagggacggtagaataagtactgggcttacaaaagaataagtcccggggtcgagttgctcgattaaaggcggtgctccagcatggccgcagtcaaatgactgaaacaagtagaaggaaAAGGAAGGATATCTACATTGTCGTGAATTCGATCCTTTATCTCGGATGATATCCAGCCATCGGGTAAAATAGAATCAATGTACGAAAAGAgagatatttataaacaaacaatgaaatagGAATCTTCGAAATGGAATGGGGAGGTTAATGCCGGTGACGAATCAAACTGCATGATTTTAAAGgcaaatcaatttattttatgaTCAGTGAACGTCTTGTAGTAAACAGTACAGCTTCCAAAGGGACTGGCACCAAGGCGCCCACCAGAACACGTCTGCTCTTAAGATAACTGATCAGAAATACAATTCGTAGATTTTAGTGGCATATGTGAAATATAtcgtacatatccatatatatatatacacacacatatgccagaTAGATATCCATTTAGCAATGTAgaaaataaaggcggcgagctggcagaaacgtcagcacgccgggcgaaatgcgtagccgtatttcgtctgccgttacgttctgacctCAAATTCCgaccaggtcgactttgcctttcatcctttcgggatcgataaattaagtaccagttacgcactggggtcgatgtaatcgacttaatccgtttgtctgtcccctctatgtttagccccttgtgggtaataaagaaacaaaaatgtagaAAATGAAACCACAAAgataatgcataaatatacataaagctATAGACCCAcgtacggaggcgcaatggcccagtggttaggatctgaagatcgcggtttcgattcccagaccgggcgttgtgagtgtttattgagcgaaaacacctaaaagctccatgaggacccggcaggggatggtggttacccctattgtactctttcgccacaactttctctcactcttattgaacgaaaacacctaaaagctccatgaggacccggcaggggatggtggtgacccctattgtactctttcgccacaactttctctcactcttattgaacgaaaacacctaaaagctccatgaggacccggcaggggatggtggtgacccctattgtactctttcgccacaactttctctcgctctttcttcctgtttcttgagtaacgctgcgatggactggcgtcccgtccagcagggggaacacatacgccacagaaaccggaaaaccgggtccatgagcctggttaCGCTTAAAAGGGCGACGTACGTTATAGACCCACGTACAATATATACACAACCGTGCAAACCTTTGACTGAAATGGAACTAAACAGTTCATCATTTTATATAAAGTTTCCTAGTTGCTCTGGAAAATATTCTTGAACCGCATTTGCTAATATCTTACAATATATCCCCGATAATCAATCACTTACAGCTAGTTTGTATATAAATTGCGTTGTTTATACTTCCTTCTTATGTAGTAATATTTTTCATGTGTGGAAAACCAGTTGATGAcaattgttgctatttttaaattttaagtgccaaaaattatttgtgtttaaaaatcaatattttatataattgttcTCATTATGTTTCTAGGTCCAAGCACCAGTAAggaaacaagaaataaaacagCAGAAACGGACTTATAAATGAAAATCAAGAAAATATCTTCAAGATTATATTTTGCGTCAAAAATCTAAATGTTCTTATTAAGCATTTCTCCATTTAACTTAGCTTTATTTTTACCTCTCAATACAACACTATGTAATTAAGAGACTGTATAATCCGcaataatataattttcaacaTGCTTACTTGTATGACTATGCAGAAAACCTGAAGAACTTGCTTGATTTCAAAGGCAGTAACTATACTCTAGCAGCCAATTtcatatttactattttacattctcaatataatctataatatacaatataatatataatataatatacaatatatataatataatctataatatacaaAGAGTCTCCTTTGTTCCcaattttcttcaaaaaactAAATTTACTTCTTATATTACATtaaacaattttcaatatttatacatttaacctTTATTGATAATACAATACCGTTCAGCTAAAATACTGTATAATCCGTAATAATGTTATTTTAAACAAATCTAAGTGCATAACTCTTGGCTGAAACGCAGAAAACCTGAAAAACATGCTGCATTTCAACGGCAGTAAATATATTCTAGCTACCAATTACATATTTACGTTTTTACTTTATCGGATAttctataatgtgtgtgtctgtcggtTCACGATTCACCTTTGATCATATTTTGCTTCAAAACACTAAATTTTCTTCTAATATTATATCAAACATACTTCCATCTAACGTAGCTTTATTTTTGCCTATTGATACAACGCTACGCAACTATGAGATTATAATCTGCAATGATGTAATTTTAAACGAGGCTACGTACCTGACTTTTGAAAATCTTCCCGCAATTTAAAATCTTTCCATATTTTCTAGTTGTAACATTCATTATTGCCTTCCTTTTCAATGTAATATTTAAATTCTTCTGAATAAAGTGGTTTCTTACTACAACTTTTCGGAAATTCAGCTTTATCTATAACTATAAAActaataaatttagatttaatatGAATCTGTCTTAcaatgtttatttctcctgaataaccaagttatttttgtacattttccctatcattatcttttatcgttGACTGgattcagtcatcagactgtggccatgtgtgGGCATGCATGAAAGACATTTCAACGAACGAATCGACCGAATAACAACTTTCATTAAGACTGGCACTTCTAACAGTTTATGTTTGCCAAACCTCAAATTTAtggggccataaacacaccaacaccaattctcAAGCTCTGGCCAGGGCAGAAACACAtaagcacgcacacagacatacatacacaca
This genomic window from Octopus sinensis linkage group LG27, ASM634580v1, whole genome shotgun sequence contains:
- the LOC118768108 gene encoding adhesion G-protein coupled receptor G2-like, producing the protein MSRYVPRKKVFCSCNHLTSFAILMNVYQNEGDLKNSQLLSILSNIGSGISFVCLILTVIIHIYSKTLWKVMASKILVNLCISLAATYLTFLAGFQAYSTEITAVCKAVAALLHYFLLTSFIWMAVEALHIFLGVVVVFNIYQSSFIKKCSILVWGLPAVIVIITLAINNTNNYIKSDQVCWLSSTAFYAALLAPVALILLFNITMFSLVMRSLNSMQNDKKFEHKPKKVRVFGIVGLCFLLGFPWLLPFFGFGEAAEVFRLLFAIFTPLQGMFIFLCYCIYKKDTRDVICLFVCKRKTWELWEDPKNIKSPSTSKETRNKTAETDL